From the Herpetosiphon gulosus genome, one window contains:
- the crtI gene encoding phytoene desaturase family protein — protein MQHVVIVGGGLGGLAAALRLRAAGVAVTLFEKNATLGGKMAQVVQHGFRFDTGPSLFTMPWVVEELLASVGRKLADELTIKPVDPTCRYQWPDGTRLDAWSDLPKLLKEIEHLEPADVAGFLGFMAFSAQIYQAAAEPFLLEPFQGLRTMLQPRLLRDVWKIAPLKTVDQAVRHYFKHPYLRQLFNRYATYNGSSPYRSPATFCIIPYVEIAQGGWYIDGGMYQLAATLGRIVGEMGVDIQLNSLVSEVIVTNKTATGVRLSDGRTINADYVIVNADAMYALDQLIPTTKAPNHELACSGFVLLLGVNRDYAQLQHHNIFFSGDYAAEFRAIFEHGVPAVDPTIYIAATCRSNPEHAPAGMLNLFVLVNAPVTGRVNWQREATAYRDLVVRRLEQHGLVGLNQTIISETMLTPADLASMTNAQRGSLYGPASHGLQAAFLRPANQPAGLHNLALVGGATHPGGGIPLVLLSGKAGARWAMQRLGVAEKPKLGTIF, from the coding sequence ATGCAGCATGTGGTGATTGTTGGTGGTGGTTTGGGTGGTTTGGCAGCAGCCTTGCGCTTGCGAGCTGCGGGTGTCGCCGTAACCTTATTCGAAAAAAACGCGACCCTTGGTGGCAAAATGGCCCAAGTTGTGCAGCATGGCTTTCGTTTTGATACCGGGCCATCGCTATTTACCATGCCATGGGTGGTGGAAGAATTGCTGGCCAGCGTTGGGCGCAAGCTTGCCGACGAATTGACGATCAAGCCGGTTGATCCAACCTGCCGTTATCAATGGCCCGATGGCACGCGCCTCGATGCTTGGAGCGATCTGCCCAAACTCTTAAAAGAAATTGAACACCTCGAACCAGCCGATGTCGCAGGCTTTTTGGGCTTTATGGCATTTAGTGCCCAGATTTACCAGGCTGCCGCTGAGCCATTTTTGCTTGAGCCATTTCAGGGCTTGCGCACGATGCTGCAACCACGTTTGTTGCGCGATGTGTGGAAAATTGCTCCTTTAAAAACCGTTGATCAAGCGGTACGCCACTACTTCAAACATCCCTATCTGCGCCAGTTGTTCAATCGTTATGCAACCTATAATGGCTCCTCGCCCTATCGTTCGCCCGCGACATTTTGCATTATTCCCTACGTTGAAATCGCCCAAGGCGGCTGGTATATCGATGGTGGCATGTATCAATTGGCGGCGACCCTAGGCCGCATTGTTGGCGAAATGGGTGTTGATATTCAGCTCAATAGCTTGGTTAGCGAAGTTATCGTAACCAACAAAACCGCTACTGGTGTGCGTTTGAGTGATGGTCGCACGATTAATGCCGATTATGTGATTGTTAATGCTGATGCGATGTATGCGCTTGATCAATTGATTCCAACTACCAAAGCGCCAAACCACGAATTAGCTTGCTCAGGCTTTGTGTTGCTGTTGGGAGTCAATCGCGATTACGCCCAATTGCAGCATCATAATATTTTCTTCAGCGGCGATTATGCTGCCGAATTTCGGGCTATTTTTGAGCATGGTGTGCCTGCGGTTGACCCAACGATCTATATCGCCGCAACCTGCCGCTCGAACCCTGAGCATGCTCCGGCTGGAATGTTAAATTTATTTGTCTTGGTTAACGCTCCAGTTACAGGCCGCGTGAATTGGCAGCGCGAGGCGACGGCCTATCGCGATTTAGTGGTGCGCCGTTTGGAGCAGCATGGTTTGGTTGGGCTGAATCAAACGATTATCAGCGAAACCATGCTCACGCCTGCTGATCTGGCGAGCATGACCAATGCCCAGCGCGGATCGTTGTATGGCCCAGCTTCACATGGCTTGCAAGCAGCCTTTTTGCGGCCAGCCAATCAGCCAGCAGGCTTGCACAATCTAGCCCTCGTTGGTGGGGCAACTCATCCAGGTGGCGGAATTCCGCTGGTGCTGTTGTCGGGTAAAGCTGGGGCACGCTGGGCTATGCAAAGATTAGGAGTTGCTGAGAAGCCCAAACTTGGGACTATTTTCTGA
- a CDS encoding thioredoxin domain-containing protein, whose translation MSNTPKPRQGRQRVREKRSFLPFYLLLGLGGIVGLTFVFIQALQAPVAPPSASIPVRPVINAAVGQTSEGYWYKGDPNAPIKVIEFADFECPGCRQLELDLANANFDAEYIESGKVQWIYRELPLRSIHKMAQYTAEVSRCAGDQGVYWPVHMALYDSQLQWTNIENPQPLILDAAVKAGANLGKLEDCMDAQTHTAAINASYDSAKSLGLDQTPTVFINDDRINFVGNFYSDLKVAIDAKLSVTP comes from the coding sequence ATGAGCAACACCCCCAAACCGCGCCAAGGTCGCCAGCGAGTACGTGAAAAGCGCTCGTTTTTGCCATTTTATTTACTGCTCGGCTTAGGTGGTATCGTTGGCTTAACTTTTGTGTTTATTCAAGCCTTGCAAGCTCCGGTTGCTCCGCCGAGTGCCAGTATTCCAGTACGGCCTGTGATCAATGCAGCCGTTGGTCAAACCTCGGAAGGCTATTGGTATAAGGGCGATCCCAATGCTCCAATCAAGGTGATTGAATTTGCTGATTTTGAGTGTCCTGGCTGTCGGCAACTTGAGCTTGATTTAGCCAATGCCAATTTTGATGCCGAATATATTGAAAGTGGCAAAGTCCAATGGATTTATCGCGAGCTTCCTTTGCGTAGTATTCATAAAATGGCCCAATATACGGCTGAAGTAAGCCGCTGTGCTGGCGATCAAGGTGTCTATTGGCCGGTACACATGGCGCTTTACGATAGCCAATTGCAATGGACCAATATTGAAAATCCGCAGCCACTGATTCTTGATGCGGCAGTCAAGGCTGGAGCCAACCTTGGTAAGTTAGAAGATTGTATGGATGCACAGACGCATACGGCAGCAATCAACGCTTCATACGATTCGGCCAAAAGCTTAGGCCTTGATCAAACGCCGACCGTTTTTATCAACGATGATCGGATTAATTTTGTAGGCAATTTTTATAGCGATTTAAAAGTAGCGATTGATGCGAAATTAAGTGTTACTCCCTAG
- a CDS encoding vitamin K epoxide reductase family protein: MMDERPDWPRMAMAFLALGGLINSSYLTIHRLRPTQSAPLVCGVVGNCEAVQASKYSVFPPTNGIPVAYIGFVGFLLLLVLSVLSLQRSQLGRFSLPTINLVLASGGLAFSAYLTAIEAWVLHEWCQWCIISAVVAVLFWALAGFDWWQARRLTATEQLDPANATAV, translated from the coding sequence ATGATGGACGAACGTCCAGATTGGCCGCGCATGGCCATGGCTTTTTTGGCGCTTGGCGGCCTGATTAATTCAAGTTATTTAACCATTCACCGTTTGCGACCAACCCAGAGTGCCCCGTTGGTCTGTGGCGTGGTTGGCAATTGCGAAGCTGTCCAAGCTAGCAAATACAGTGTTTTCCCGCCGACCAATGGCATTCCGGTGGCGTATATTGGCTTCGTGGGCTTTTTACTCTTGTTGGTGCTCAGCGTGCTGAGTTTGCAGCGATCGCAGCTTGGGCGGTTTAGCCTGCCAACAATCAACTTGGTGTTGGCAAGCGGCGGGCTGGCATTTTCAGCCTATCTAACGGCAATTGAGGCGTGGGTGCTGCACGAATGGTGTCAGTGGTGTATCATCTCGGCAGTTGTGGCAGTGCTATTTTGGGCTTTAGCTGGGTTTGATTGGTGGCAAGCCCGCCGATTAACTGCTACGGAACAACTCGACCCTGCCAACGCGACTGCGGTATAA
- a CDS encoding GNAT family N-acetyltransferase, with protein MAHFESIFSVRLCHPEDAPLLAPLISALATEEGVTPPEPEALEEIIRAMLTTGFSDFVIAERGPNEDEVVGCIQINYRLSTWAAAPYAYLEDFYLVPEARAQGIGTKLLDYACQRAEGKGCQNVQLDVREANKGAMRLYARYGFKVTNSMIWKRAKPECEHDYSAEINELVDHLRGNEETEAA; from the coding sequence ATGGCGCATTTTGAATCGATCTTTAGTGTGCGTTTGTGTCACCCTGAAGATGCTCCTTTGCTCGCTCCGTTGATTTCGGCTTTAGCTACGGAAGAAGGTGTCACGCCACCCGAACCTGAAGCTTTGGAAGAGATTATTCGGGCGATGCTGACTACTGGCTTTAGCGATTTTGTGATTGCTGAGCGTGGCCCCAACGAAGATGAAGTTGTGGGTTGTATTCAGATTAATTATCGGCTTTCGACCTGGGCCGCCGCGCCCTATGCCTATTTAGAAGATTTTTACCTTGTGCCCGAGGCGCGTGCTCAAGGGATTGGCACCAAATTGCTCGATTATGCCTGTCAGCGGGCCGAGGGCAAAGGCTGCCAAAATGTACAACTTGATGTGCGTGAGGCCAATAAAGGCGCAATGCGTTTATATGCCCGCTATGGCTTCAAAGTGACCAACAGCATGATTTGGAAACGTGCTAAGCCAGAGTGCGAGCACGATTACAGCGCCGAAATCAACGAATTGGTCGATCATTTACGTGGCAATGAGGAAACGGAGGCAGCCTAG
- a CDS encoding site-2 protease family protein: MRIGNVSGIPIKLHLSWLILAGLSIYSFEQLFTLNGQSGLPLALLGTLLLLCSIVLHEVGHALMARRLGLRVTAITLFLTGGLTELADDVDLPQSEFKIALVGPLVNVGLAIAAFVGAWFSQGVWASFWATLAIINGLLAVFNLLPCHPLDGGRVLRSIFWFLNDDLLRGTLQASMIGRYLGNGLMIIGLVALFSNALTGSLLLLMGWMTNRAAVSNFVQTTLNYTLSRALVGEVMTRSFRTVSPHLTLDLFAGQYLLGQAEPAFPVVHSERLIGMISVQHLYRYAMGEWRSISVGDAMTPKADLPRLNVGDSMQTAYYTMLGQRYDSLPVTDGDAVVGIVRHRDVVAFVQSALKIKV; this comes from the coding sequence ATGCGCATCGGTAATGTCAGCGGTATCCCGATTAAATTGCATCTCAGCTGGCTGATTTTGGCTGGCCTGAGCATCTATAGCTTTGAGCAACTGTTTACGCTCAATGGGCAATCGGGCTTACCGCTAGCCTTGCTTGGCACATTACTGCTGTTGTGCTCAATTGTGCTGCATGAAGTTGGTCATGCCCTGATGGCTCGGCGGTTAGGCTTGCGAGTAACCGCAATCACGCTGTTTTTAACTGGTGGCCTAACCGAGCTAGCCGATGATGTCGATTTGCCGCAAAGTGAATTTAAAATTGCCTTAGTTGGCCCGTTGGTCAATGTTGGCTTGGCAATTGCCGCCTTCGTGGGGGCTTGGTTTTCCCAAGGAGTTTGGGCTAGTTTTTGGGCCACCTTGGCAATTATCAATGGCTTGTTGGCGGTGTTTAATTTACTACCTTGTCATCCGCTCGATGGCGGGCGCGTGCTCCGCTCGATTTTCTGGTTTTTGAATGATGATCTGTTGCGAGGCACGCTCCAAGCCAGCATGATTGGGCGCTATCTTGGTAATGGCTTGATGATTATCGGGCTGGTGGCTTTGTTTAGCAATGCCTTAACTGGTAGCTTGCTCTTGCTGATGGGCTGGATGACTAATCGGGCTGCGGTCAGTAATTTTGTGCAAACAACCCTAAACTACACCCTTAGCCGAGCCTTAGTTGGCGAAGTGATGACCCGTAGTTTTCGCACAGTTTCGCCGCATTTAACCCTCGATTTATTTGCTGGCCAATATTTGCTGGGCCAAGCTGAGCCTGCTTTTCCAGTCGTACACTCCGAACGCTTGATCGGCATGATCAGCGTGCAACATCTGTATCGCTATGCCATGGGCGAATGGCGCAGCATCTCGGTTGGCGATGCCATGACTCCAAAGGCTGATCTGCCACGCCTCAACGTTGGTGATAGTATGCAAACTGCCTACTACACCATGCTCGGCCAGCGTTACGATAGCCTGCCCGTAACCGATGGCGATGCTGTTGTGGGGATTGTGCGCCATCGCGATGTGGTAGCCTTTGTCCAGAGCGCTCTCAAAATCAAAGTTTAA
- the rlmD gene encoding 23S rRNA (uracil(1939)-C(5))-methyltransferase RlmD gives MSDFEWPPELVTTIDGLAQGGDGVGRYAGRPVFVAAAMPGEQVRVRLTERRNGWARGVLLEPPSNPAAERVIPACPVYQRCGGCDWQYQTIESQRQAKQTILAEQLRFVAQTDQAEVAATAAGEPWHYRSVARIHVDGQRIGFYAAGGRQIVEFEQCLIIDPRLNAAIERLKPLLPLVGLREISLRLSTTDGTIHGHLMGQGQSAWRSWARRWMVADATIAGVSSATREGWMALAGAEYLYEQLGDVRLRITPTSFFQANVERARAVLQQIERFLPLNNTTRLLDGFCGVGTFLLPLAHKIGHGWGIEEHPAAIRDAQASAKANQLNNLTLKTGKVEIILPQLKQQFDLAIVDPPRRGVEPVALNALIAAQPTMIAYVSCHPGTLARDIKILQAGGYSIQHAQPYDFFPQTSHVESLVLLVKA, from the coding sequence ATGAGCGATTTTGAATGGCCGCCAGAGCTTGTCACCACAATTGATGGCTTGGCCCAAGGCGGCGATGGAGTTGGCCGCTACGCTGGCCGACCGGTGTTTGTGGCGGCGGCCATGCCTGGTGAGCAGGTGCGGGTGCGCCTAACCGAGCGCCGCAATGGCTGGGCACGTGGGGTTTTGCTGGAGCCACCAAGCAATCCGGCAGCTGAACGAGTTATTCCAGCATGTCCGGTCTATCAGCGCTGCGGCGGCTGCGATTGGCAATATCAAACGATTGAAAGCCAGCGCCAAGCCAAACAAACGATTTTGGCCGAGCAATTGCGCTTTGTAGCTCAGACCGATCAAGCCGAGGTTGCGGCTACGGCGGCAGGCGAGCCATGGCATTATCGTTCGGTTGCTCGTATCCATGTTGATGGTCAACGGATTGGGTTTTACGCTGCTGGCGGTCGCCAGATTGTCGAATTTGAGCAGTGCTTGATTATCGATCCACGCTTGAATGCGGCGATTGAACGGTTAAAACCTTTGTTGCCCTTAGTTGGTTTGCGTGAAATTAGCTTGCGCCTGAGCACCACTGATGGCACGATCCACGGCCATTTGATGGGGCAAGGCCAAAGTGCTTGGCGTAGTTGGGCACGGCGTTGGATGGTGGCTGATGCCACAATTGCCGGAGTTTCTTCGGCGACCCGCGAGGGTTGGATGGCCTTGGCAGGAGCCGAATATCTGTATGAGCAATTGGGCGATGTGCGTTTGCGGATTACCCCAACCAGCTTTTTTCAAGCCAATGTTGAGCGGGCGCGGGCAGTTTTGCAGCAGATCGAGCGTTTTTTGCCGTTGAATAACACCACCCGTTTGCTTGATGGCTTTTGTGGAGTTGGCACGTTTTTGTTGCCTTTGGCACATAAAATTGGTCATGGCTGGGGGATTGAGGAACATCCGGCGGCGATTCGCGATGCTCAGGCCAGCGCCAAAGCCAATCAACTTAACAATTTGACCTTGAAAACTGGCAAGGTTGAGATAATTTTGCCCCAACTCAAGCAGCAATTTGATTTGGCGATTGTTGATCCGCCACGGCGTGGCGTTGAGCCAGTGGCGTTAAATGCTCTGATTGCTGCCCAACCAACCATGATCGCCTATGTTTCATGTCATCCTGGTACGTTGGCACGCGATATTAAAATTTTGCAGGCTGGCGGCTATAGCATTCAACATGCGCAGCCCTACGATTTCTTTCCGCAAACCAGCCATGTTGAGAGCTTGGTGTTGCTCGTCAAAGCCTAA
- the tgt gene encoding tRNA guanosine(34) transglycosylase Tgt, with amino-acid sequence MNNFTYTLEHSDGEARAGQFSTPHGTIQTPVFMPVGTQATVKTLDPLEVEAIGSQIILSNTYHLYLRPSADLVAEMGGLHRFMQWPKPILTDSGGFQVFSLGPHSKIDEDGVTFKSHIDGSKHRFTPESAIGIQEKLGADIIMAFDECAPQPTTHAYTKAAMERTHRWLLRCIAAKTRDDQALFGIVQGGVEADLRRESASFIAQQDVPGIGIGGLSVGEPKDQMYGMLEETTPLLPRNKPRYLMGVGSPEDLLEGVARGVDMFDCVLPTRLGRNGALFIPEGRLNIGNAKYAREDAPIDATCDCSTCQRFSRAYLRHLFRTEEVLGLRLATLHNLRFLIRLMEQAREAILQDRYQSFMDDWLSRFQTIPHAVREASRAARLNSLRTQGDKA; translated from the coding sequence ATGAACAACTTTACTTACACCCTTGAACATAGCGATGGTGAGGCGCGGGCTGGCCAATTCAGCACGCCGCATGGCACTATTCAAACGCCTGTCTTTATGCCGGTTGGCACGCAAGCCACGGTTAAAACGCTTGATCCCTTGGAAGTAGAGGCGATCGGCTCGCAAATTATCTTATCGAATACCTACCATTTGTATTTGCGCCCAAGTGCCGATTTGGTGGCTGAAATGGGCGGTTTGCATCGTTTTATGCAGTGGCCTAAGCCAATTCTGACCGATTCGGGTGGCTTTCAGGTGTTTAGCTTGGGGCCACATAGCAAAATCGATGAAGATGGCGTAACTTTCAAATCGCATATCGATGGCTCGAAACATCGCTTTACCCCCGAAAGCGCGATTGGCATTCAAGAAAAATTGGGCGCTGATATTATTATGGCTTTCGATGAATGTGCCCCGCAACCAACCACCCATGCCTATACCAAAGCCGCCATGGAGCGCACCCATCGCTGGTTATTGCGCTGTATCGCTGCCAAAACCCGTGACGATCAAGCCTTGTTTGGGATTGTCCAAGGTGGGGTTGAGGCCGATTTACGCCGTGAAAGTGCGAGCTTTATCGCCCAACAAGATGTGCCTGGTATCGGCATTGGTGGCCTGAGTGTTGGCGAACCCAAAGATCAAATGTATGGCATGCTCGAAGAAACTACACCTTTGCTACCGCGCAACAAGCCGCGCTACCTGATGGGTGTTGGCTCGCCCGAAGATTTGCTCGAAGGCGTGGCGCGTGGGGTCGATATGTTTGATTGCGTACTGCCAACTCGTTTGGGGCGTAATGGAGCCTTATTTATTCCCGAAGGGCGCTTGAATATTGGCAATGCCAAATATGCCCGCGAAGATGCGCCAATTGATGCAACCTGCGATTGCTCGACCTGCCAACGTTTTAGCCGCGCCTATCTGCGCCACTTGTTCCGCACCGAGGAAGTGCTTGGGCTGCGCTTGGCAACCCTACATAATCTGCGTTTTTTGATTCGGCTGATGGAACAAGCGCGTGAAGCAATTCTGCAAGATCGCTATCAAAGCTTTATGGATGATTGGCTCAGCCGCTTCCAAACTATCCCGCATGCTGTGCGTGAAGCCAGCCGTGCTGCTCGTTTAAACTCGTTACGCACCCAAGGGGACAAGGCATGA
- a CDS encoding globin family protein: MSPLTPAAVELVQQTFAEVGRNPQQLVEAFYGQLFRLAPDFRPLFPEDMSEQKKKLLQSLVLVVNNLKKPEAVLPAVQELGRRHVDYGVKPEHYQTVGAALIWALAQQLGEQWNAEVQDAWVAAYTLVANVMIEASQA, translated from the coding sequence ATGTCTCCATTAACTCCTGCGGCGGTTGAGCTTGTGCAGCAAACCTTTGCCGAGGTTGGCCGCAATCCACAACAATTGGTCGAAGCGTTCTATGGGCAATTGTTTAGGTTGGCTCCCGATTTTCGGCCTTTGTTCCCCGAGGATATGAGCGAGCAAAAGAAGAAGTTGTTACAATCGTTGGTCTTGGTGGTCAACAATCTCAAAAAGCCGGAAGCAGTTTTACCTGCGGTACAAGAGCTTGGTCGTCGCCATGTGGATTATGGGGTCAAGCCCGAACACTATCAAACAGTTGGCGCGGCCTTGATTTGGGCTTTAGCGCAACAGCTGGGTGAGCAGTGGAATGCCGAAGTACAGGATGCGTGGGTTGCCGCCTATACCCTCGTTGCCAATGTGATGATTGAGGCGAGCCAAGCCTAA
- a CDS encoding EAL domain-containing protein yields the protein MSNPRILILDHTPTSTQDLSTQLTAAGCSVMAHLNTWEAAAYLLGEQSVDLVLATLHFVPQINQQPCPVPVVYLSQTTEQATQMPNQPTAIDILTLPISTESLVLTLKTIIERSNLTQRLSRVEVWMQTMLANVSDGVVAIDQRGKIQWINPAAEHMTGWDYRSALQQDFNQVVVIRSSLNDQRIDVIESALRNEPVFALPFERYLHARDGHATSITEHVTPLLNNDGQNNGAIVILRDHTAQLQMEEALYYQSLHDSLTGLPNRRSFQLHLSRALEYQRHHHDYSFAIILLDIDEFKMVNDGLGYHIGDTMLTEIAQRLRRALYLPGDVVARFDGDEFAIFFDRLPDLPAAFNAAQRIRQLFEDPFMIENGQEIFCNVSIGLELITSEVPIETVMRNADLALYRAKHTGRGGIEIFDQTLYANFSTRLHNETALRLALQRQEFRLFAQPIIDFEHSHCTGFEILIRWAHPDGRLRSPGQFLDIAEETGLIIPLGWWMLEVAAEQLARWQADPMMQHMTLAINLSPRQLLHSQLLPTLKSIFERYQFPRQQLHLEITEGALLNTERAEPILNALRNFGLHLHIDDFGTGYSSLTYLHRFPLNTIKIDRSFIQAALEDQRSLAIVRTIINLAQTMQLATIAEGIETAEHIQVLRELGCQAGQGYFFSPPVPLEQAADFSLSLN from the coding sequence ATGAGTAATCCACGAATCTTGATTCTTGATCATACGCCTACAAGCACTCAAGACCTCAGCACTCAATTGACGGCGGCTGGTTGCAGCGTTATGGCCCACCTGAACACATGGGAAGCCGCAGCATACCTGCTTGGCGAGCAGAGTGTTGATCTGGTGTTGGCAACGCTGCATTTTGTGCCTCAAATTAATCAGCAACCCTGTCCAGTTCCAGTGGTCTACTTAAGTCAAACCACTGAGCAAGCCACCCAAATGCCCAATCAACCTACCGCCATCGATATTTTGACCTTGCCAATTAGCACCGAAAGCCTTGTGCTCACCCTCAAAACGATCATTGAACGCAGCAATTTGACCCAGCGGCTTAGCCGTGTTGAGGTTTGGATGCAAACGATGTTAGCCAATGTCAGCGATGGCGTGGTGGCAATCGATCAGCGTGGCAAAATTCAGTGGATCAATCCTGCCGCCGAGCACATGACCGGCTGGGATTATCGCAGTGCGCTCCAGCAGGATTTTAATCAAGTGGTGGTGATTCGCAGCAGTCTCAACGATCAACGAATCGATGTGATTGAGTCAGCGCTGCGTAACGAACCAGTGTTTGCCTTGCCCTTTGAGCGTTATTTGCATGCTCGTGATGGTCATGCAACCTCAATCACAGAACATGTTACGCCATTGCTCAATAACGACGGCCAAAATAATGGGGCAATTGTGATTTTGCGCGATCACACAGCCCAATTACAAATGGAAGAGGCGTTGTATTATCAATCGCTGCATGATTCATTAACTGGCTTACCTAATCGCCGTTCATTTCAATTACATTTATCGCGGGCGTTAGAATACCAACGCCATCATCATGATTATAGCTTTGCGATTATTTTGCTCGATATCGATGAATTTAAAATGGTCAATGATGGCTTGGGCTATCACATCGGCGATACGATGCTGACTGAAATTGCCCAGCGTTTACGCCGTGCCCTCTATTTGCCTGGCGATGTCGTGGCGCGTTTCGATGGCGATGAATTTGCGATCTTTTTTGATCGGCTGCCCGATTTGCCTGCGGCCTTCAATGCCGCACAACGCATTCGCCAGCTTTTTGAAGATCCATTTATGATCGAAAATGGCCAAGAAATTTTCTGTAATGTCAGCATTGGCTTGGAATTAATCACCAGTGAAGTGCCGATTGAAACCGTGATGCGCAACGCTGATCTGGCGCTCTATCGAGCCAAACACACCGGTCGCGGCGGCATCGAAATTTTTGATCAAACCCTGTATGCCAATTTTAGCACTCGTTTGCACAACGAAACAGCCTTACGCCTAGCCTTGCAACGCCAAGAATTTCGGCTGTTTGCCCAGCCAATTATCGACTTTGAGCATAGCCATTGCACAGGCTTTGAAATTTTGATTCGTTGGGCACATCCCGATGGCCGTTTGCGCTCACCTGGCCAATTTTTGGATATTGCCGAGGAAACTGGCTTAATTATTCCATTGGGCTGGTGGATGTTGGAAGTTGCCGCCGAACAGCTTGCGCGTTGGCAAGCCGACCCGATGATGCAGCACATGACCTTGGCGATTAATCTTTCGCCACGCCAATTATTGCATAGCCAGCTGTTGCCAACGCTTAAATCAATTTTCGAGCGCTATCAATTTCCACGCCAACAATTGCATTTAGAAATTACCGAAGGCGCATTATTAAATACCGAACGGGCTGAACCAATTTTAAATGCCTTGCGTAATTTTGGCTTGCATTTACATATTGATGATTTTGGCACTGGCTATTCATCATTAACCTATTTACATCGTTTTCCGCTGAATACAATCAAAATTGATCGCTCGTTTATTCAAGCAGCGCTCGAAGATCAGCGTAGCTTAGCGATTGTGCGCACCATTATCAATTTGGCCCAAACCATGCAACTGGCCACAATTGCCGAGGGCATCGAAACCGCTGAGCATATTCAAGTGCTGCGTGAACTTGGCTGCCAAGCAGGCCAAGGCTACTTCTTCTCGCCGCCCGTTCCACTCGAACAGGCGGCGGATTTCTCACTTTCGTTGAATTAG